The Gallus gallus isolate bGalGal1 chromosome 31, bGalGal1.mat.broiler.GRCg7b, whole genome shotgun sequence DNA segment TGCGGCTCCCTCCAGCGCTCCTGGAGCCTCCTTGTGCAGggcttgcaggctgcagctgcaataacagggctttcctttcccctccagcCTCCCGTGAAGCAGATGACCCGCAGCAGAGATGCATAGGCTTCAGCATGCCAAGGCAACCAGGACTGCGTCACGGCCATGGTGTTTTCTTGCAGAGGGCTCTTGGGGCAGAACATGGGGCTTTTGGGTTCATGGGGTATGCTCTCCCATTATTTCTAGCCACTAAGATATATGACTTGCTTATGCATGTACAACCTAGAATATCAGTAAAATATCACAGCTATTTTAGAGACATCGGTAAGTGCTGAGCTGTTCTTATGCATCATCAAGCTCACCACGGTCTTGAATCAAAGACATCATGAAGTGATGAGCTGCGGTTATACATCACTGCTGTGGCTTTAGGTGGAAGAAGCTCTGGAGATGCCCAGGATGGCCCTGTCTTGATACCTCCCATGAGCCCCAAGCACAAGGATTCTGTCACAGCCCCTATGGACAGATGGGCACCCTCAGAGTGCATTCAGACAGAAGAAGTACACCAACTTCATTCTGATGCAGAAggatttcatgcttttattgataagtgtcacctctgctgtgctttctccCTTGTTCTTGCAGAGAAAGGGGTGGATCGCCTCTCACTTTCTGACATTCTGTCCTATGTACAAACTTCAGAGCTGTGTATTCCAGAGGccttcaaaacacaaacaaggaattACAGTGGTCCCACAGCATGGCCATGCAGCATTCCCCATGGGATCATGGCAGGAGGGGAACTGCAGCCAGAGCACCGCCACCGTGACAACTGAGCTGGCATTTCCCCTCCAAAGCCATGCcttctgcagacaaaaaaatgCACGCTCAACCTGCAGGCCTCTGCAAGAGCACAACTCACCTTCACTCTCCTCATTTCATCCACGTTGGCATCTGCAGGGAGATCCTGAATGAGTGCCCAGCCATCAGCAGGGGAGAGACCTTCCCCAGCCACCAACACAGATGCACCCATGGGCATCCTCTGCCAAAATCATCACCCTTACAGCTTCATACAGCAGCTCCTGAGGTCTGCCTTGCAGCCCCAAGAAAATGCCCTGTGCTGTAGGGAGGCGGGTTTTGCTTCTCCACGATATTGGGTGGAGGCTGCTCTGTTGCTGAGAATGGTCCTCACCCAAAAAAAGTGCTCTGAACAGACACATTTCCTCTGAAACACTatctgctcagtgcagagtTTGAAAGTGAAGCATTTGTTAATTCCCAGCAGTGTCAGCTACAGGAGTGGAGACTGTATAGCAGGGTGAAGAGAATGAGACCATATTTGTCAAGGATGTTTAGAGAGATGATGCCGGAATACTATAGGGACTATATCCTGAAAAATTAACTTTATAAGCATTGATTGTCATTTGCACGTGGAGATAATACTGActtaaaacacagcatttgGGATCATCTCTGCATTGTACTCAATGCCTAGAAAGGAAGGGTGCAAGGGACTGAAACTTACAGTACAAATCGTGGTCGGCAGGAGATCCCTCAGCACTACCAGCACcatggagagagacagagagagcagagagaaaaggcattgAGGTTCCACAAAGCATCCAAGGGCCACTGGAGATATTCCCAGGGAAAAGTGCCTCCATCTCCTATCGTACTGCAATCCCTCCTCTACACGAGGGAATCCACTGACAAAGCTCACACTGAAAAAGGAGCAGCACCCCAGGGTCCCAGATGCCCACCAATTACCCAGACCTGCCACTTCCTGCTCACCTACAACATCTCTTCCCACAAGCACCTGAAAGAAGAAGAGTCCCACATCAGAGCTTTGACAGCCTCATGGATCCCACACAGtacccagaagcccagaagCCCTGACCTTTCTTGATGAtccagcaggaggctgcagacaGGAGCAGGGTGACAGCCACTGATGCCACAGCGATGACTATGGGGCCCAACGGGGTGTATGAGTCTGGGGACAAAGTGGAGTGATGGGGACTAATGAATAGGATGGGGACACGGGTATGTGATGTGGTCAGAGCAGGGTGATGCAGACAGTGGGGTGTGATGGGGATGTAGTGCTggtatggggacacagggaaggGATGAGGACAACAGTAAGGGACAGGGTCAACAGGACCAAAGGGGAGCCTCTCACCGGCATGTGCTGTCTCTTCCGTGGATCTGGGCACAAGGCCTGGGGGGACAAATGGATGGGCTGAGTATCCCCCGAACTCTCACCTCTGCATGAACACAGCTCCTGAGTgcattgctatggggcagggcttgCAGCCATAGGAAGGTGCCCACTGAGCCTGCCCTTCTCCTGAGACACATGGAATGATGTAGGTTCCCTTCAATCTGATTACGTAAACTATGctggatttaaaaatgcatggcaGAGATGCAACCGTGCACTGTATGATACTGCAGCACAATTCTCTACTTCACCTTGTGGATAAGAAAGGGACTAGTATGTTGATCTGCCTCTGTAGGATGGGATGGCAGCATCCCAATTGCAAGACTCCACAAtgcatttcccctcctgccgCCATCTAAAGCCTCTTTTAGGTGGTTTTGTTGAAGCAGGTAGAGGCACCCAGATCCCAAAGCACACCAACATCTGGCCATCCCCACACTATGGCCACAGCATCATCTTCTTGCTGCTTAGGAGCTCACATAGTGAGAAACCACCCCACACTTGGAAATCACCCCAGTTTCCCTTCCGCATTCTCGAAACATTTTGTAATAACCCTTGCAGCATCCCTTCCCAGGAAAGGGATTGTGCCCAAACCCTGCACCTGCTTCCTAAGCCTGGGCACAGCAGTGCCCCATTTCTGCACCACGGGATGGAGAGGGAGACCATTCCAGAGCCCACGTCTCTCTATGGCATTTTTTGATCCTGAAAATCTATGTGGTGTTCAGTCACCCCATCCCCTGTGTCCCCACCACCCTGGTGTCATGTCCCACCTGTGACCTGCAGGTCCAAGGGAGCGCTGAGGGGAGAGCTCCTCAGCCAGTTTTTCGTGCTCCTCTGCTGGTAGAAACATGTGTATGTCCCCGCACTTCTCTCAGTGATgttcagcagcatggagctcaTGACCCTTCCCTCTTGGACCTTCACACTATACACCTCCAACCCATCCTTGCACAAGACAATTCGGGTAGAAGGaaactgtttctgaaagacACATCGAGCCAAGACAACTTCTCCTTCCTGAGCACTGGATGCGTTAAGGAACAGGACTGGAGCCTGGAGAGTACCTGGAGAGATGGCACAGGGATTCCACCACCTCATTGGTTGCAAAACACATTGAATCACAAGGCACAGACAATCAGCACTCCAGAGATGGACATTGGGAATTCAGGGGGGAAAactgctcttctctcttcccatttcctcccccaggatgtcttctttttctggaCCCATTCTCACACTCACCATCAGCCCTGGAGATGCAGGTGTTCTGGGTGTTCACACCAGTACCTGCACCACGGGACAGAGAGAGTTTTTGTTTAGAGGGACAATGTCCTGCTCACCCAGATGTTCCCACCCATGTCCCCACGGAGGACTAGGCACCATCCCGTCTGCCTATCCCCATACAGTGTCTCTGAGAAAGATCGGGTCCATTTGTGGTGCGTTTGCTGCTTCAAGTACTGTTCCCTATCTTTCTAAAGCACCCAGCATTTGTAACCCACGTATTTTTGGAGCACGCCTACACCCTTCACCTACTGCACCACTGCCCTCAGCACCATCCCAAGCCTATTTCTGGTGGATTCCTGCTCCAGGCATGGTTCCCTACTTCACACAGCATCCCCAACTCACcaaccaccaccagcagcaggagggcagggacACGAGGACACGCCATGGTCCACTGTGCTTCCCCCAACATCTTTTGGCGATCTCTTCTCACAGCGCCTACTTTGATGTGAGCTGGATACAGATGGACACTGGTTTGCATTGCAACCCCAGGACCTGTCCTGTGGTATTTTTCTAGCTGACAGAGTTACCCACGGTGAGAGACTGTGATGCAGCCCATGGTGCATCTGTTGTGTCTGCCGAGCTACCGCTTTTATTTGGGGACGTCAGACACCTCATCATGGtctgtgtttcctgtttcttaaaGGGAGGaatcttctcccttctcccccttaTGCCCACCTGATCTTGCTGATCATGCCCCCATTCTGCATGCAGGGTCCCATCGGTCTCTTTGCGtcagctctcctccttgctctgttttcttgcaaCCTCCTGGCCATCTCCAGTCTATCACAGAGTCAtcaaagaaaatggtttgaTCTGGAGAGGACCTGAAAGATTATGCAGTTAGCCATAGACTCATAAAAACCTACGGCCCCATTTAACCCatcctggagcacctccaggcatgCACTGCTTCAATGGGCAGCTGTGCTAGTGCCGCAACACCCTCTGAATCAAGAATTTTCTTCTAGCATCTAAACTGAACCACTCCTCTTTCAGTACagatcctttctcttttttcctatcACCATTAAACTGTGTAATCAGTTGCTGCCCTTGTTTATAAGCTCACATTAAATACAACATCTTGTTGCTTGACATGGCATCTCTTCTGCATTCTACTCCATCTCCCCCCTGTGTCCATGCTCCTTTGACTCTACTCTCAGCCCCATTGCACTGCACCCTTAAGGGAACATCCCAACAGTGAGAGGCCCAGAAGAAAACCAGTGCCTTCAGTGCTGCTACACACTCTCCACCACCTGCAGAACTCCACCAGCAGAAACCACTCAGTATTACTGCTGTAATCACCACAAGCACTTATCACTTCAATTACAATCTCGGCAGGAAAATTAACCTCTGCCTCTCCCCACTCCCCTGTGGGGAACTCATCCACTGGAAACTCTGGCCCTGCATCTGCCCATGATGCAACCTGTCGACCCACAAAACGTGGCAGAGCAGGACCACGGCTacagttctgctctctgtgctgagaATGGAGGAACTCAGCTCAGGCCCTGCATCTGCCCATGGAGATGATCAGCAGACCCACAAAACGTGACCATGTGCTGAGAACTCACTCTGTGGTGAGCAATGAACCTCCTGCGTGCTCAGAATCTGCCTGTGCTATTTTTGTATCCCCCTTTCTTTGTGCTCTCTGGCCTGGCCAGACTACAGCTTCATGCACACAGTAACGCCTCTTCTGTTTAGGAAGGAGAACTTTCCTCCCACACAAGATTCACCCCACCGCTCCTTCAGAAAGATGTATTTCTCCGTGATGCTTTGCTTGCATGGAGCTGGCTGGAAGCGGCatttaaaagagcagcagctgcacatctCCAGTCTGAGGGACCAAAACCATAGAGGTGTGTGAGTGCAGAGGGCTGATGGGGTGCAAAGAACATCACCTCTTTGCACGGCATGACCACAGTtgctttgctctgggctgaatGACGAAGACAGACCGAGTGTTTCCATTCAGGTGGGAAGGGCTTTAGGTCTGTGGGGCAGGATTCCCCCTGCGTTTGTCCATCTTCCAGCTGGTTTTTGATGAAAGGTGCTGTAAGGTGCCTGCTAGCAGCACAGAGTGTGTCCTTATTCCTCAGGCAGAATGACACTGCTCTGAGTCCCCCAGCTCAGAGCAGTTACTGCATGACACACATGAACAGAGAGCAAAGGCAAAGGCTAGGATTGTGTCACAGCCAGGCTGTGGTCCAAACACCTACAATGAATCCCAAAAGCACTTATGGGATTTTTTATCAAAAATGCTCTTCAATTTCTATTCCTTCTGCTAGTGTAGAGAGCTCCCATCTGCTGATTATCTTGCACCAAGTCTGTATAGCACTCCCTCAAGGGCTGCCATATTTGATGTGCTTTATCTCAAGGCAAGATGAATTATTAATCTCCTACTCAACCTGAGTCCATAGGTAGGGAATGTGAATGGTTAGCATGTGTCGCTGTGTCTTTTGAGATCTTCCTTACTTGACTTGCCTGCCTTATCTACAAGGCTTACAGTTTCACTCAGTGTCTAGAATTCTCAGATGCTGAGTCTCTTCAGTCACCTGGATGGACTCCGCAGTTTGGGTTGAATTTTTGATCAATcagcaaaacataaaatcataacACAGACTCAGACTTTGCATAAAGGAAATGTGAGACTCTTGCTAAGTGCATGGAagaggatgctgctggagatgatGCTGCCCATGAATAGCCCACTGACATAGGATGGATATGGGAATTCTTGTTGTTTATTGCTATCGTTCTGCCAGGGGGCAGGAGCAGGATATAAAAGTCACACCTGCCCCAACTCGCAGGGACCTCCGGGCACCTttcatctttcacatcccttcttGAATGATCTCTGAACATCGATTCATTGCTTGGGTATGTATTTGGAAACAAGAAGGGATTTATTTCACAGTCAGTAGTAAAGATTATTTTAACCATATGCTCACTTCTTTGCCTTTGTGTCCTTTGGCTTTTACTTCTATTTCTCACCGAGTGCAAACCTTCCATCTTTCTGAGATCCATCCATTAATACAGATTCTTACCTGAATAAATACCTGTCTGCCACAGACGTATTCATTTGTCCCCATTACAGTCAGGCAGGCTTGAGTCTGGTAAGCCCAGACATACACGCCTGTGAATATTTAAGACTTCTATACCCGTGTGAACACATTTGAATGTCTTGTTGAGGAACTTGTGGTCCACACAGAAATCATGCAACTGCCATGAGACTGGCCAAGAGATAAGGAAACTCAAAAACCATACAGAGCTCTTGAGAGCCGAAAACACAGCCTTACCAGTCTGCAGAATCAAACCATACGTGAGTGTGCAGCTTGCTACTGGAATtgctttcactttcactttgttctgctgtttaatCAATTGCTGACGTGGCGACAGAACAGAACCAATCTGTGTGACACAGAGGCACAGAAGATTTCCTTAGTCCTCGGAGTTGGTGAAGCACTGACCACTGAACAGAATGTCAAGGGAAGGGAATTGGTAACTTCTTGGAAAAAGGATTATGATGCACTGTCCATACTGCTTAGCACCATAACTCTGGTTCTAGCAGAAGAAATAGCAGAGTCTGAGTTTGAACATCcacaaaaaacatatttaaagacTTGCTGTGTTGTTACTTACTTTGCATGATCAACTCTCATTTTTTAACTACTTCTGGCTTTAAATAATGTACATTGGTATGATatactgacaaaaaataaacatcaaataaagtttccctcccagctttttACAAACACATTGTGAGGATCAGTGGGACCCACGGCCAACCACAGGCACAATTGTAGTAGTGCTTGAGACCAAAAAAACCTGTATTAGAGCACAGATTCAAGAGCCAAACCCAAATTTCAGTGGAATATAAAGATGCTAACTGTAGCTGCAGAAGCTTCAGTGGAGTTGTGGGTATGTGCATGGATGCACCAGCTCATTACAAGTGGCTCACTGCTGAGTTTCATCAACGGAGCAAGATCTGGGCCCATCCCCACATGGCTCTCCAGAATATGCAGTTTACCTAAGCACTCTCTTGGAACAGGCATTCTTCAGAAACATAAAGTAACAGGAGGCAGGGCTTTCCCAAACTTCACCTACATTCTGTTAGAGGAGAGGGTAGGTTGGGGGCTGTGTGACAAACAGGCTCAACGGCTGCACTGGTATATGTCTTGCTTAGGTGTCTACACCATGCTAGGCCTCAGTGTTACAATTCCATGACCTGGAAAACTCATGAAGATTAGAATGCCAGGCGGGTGCTCATTAAGAATAGAACACCAGGTTATGTGCTCATTAAGAGCAGACAACCAGGTGGGTGCTCACATCTATTGCCATTCACACCAACCCTTTCCCCCATCCCACGAGTCTCCACAATCTCCGCATGGATTTGGATTCCATGCCTCAAAACAGTGCATGAAACAGTTCAGCAGTCCGTTCACTGCCTCCACTTTGTTTGAGCTTCTTCAGATTAGATGGTGGCATGGTGGATGCTGATGCAGCAGTCTCTCCCTCTTCGATTCTACACCCCACAGTCCTTCTTATTTCAGTAACACCATGCCCATGGCTAACCTATTTTGGAACGTAAAACATGGCAATCACAAATGTGAGCAAACAAGAAGTGCACACAAGCATTAGTACAGTCATGGCTAACAAGGGTCTTGCATTGCCTCTTCTCAAAACCTGTATACATAGATACAGAGAATCCAAAGATGACAAGGATGGGATTATCCACTGAGTCTGAATACGATGTTCTTACCTGTGGGCGTTGGAACCTTCCCACACACAAAAATTCAGTGGTGCTTTGAGAATGGGAAGTACTTGTCGTGTTGGTGGCAGATCAACTAAGACTGGTTTTCATGAGTAGTGAAGGGGCTTTACCggatctttgctttctctttttccctgcaACAAGGAGAAGGGTTTGTCAGGAGCTATTGGGAAAGAGCAGATATTTTGTATAGCGTCAAGACCAGTGTCTTGGGCTGTGTTGGTATTCctctttgaaataaatccttCTGTTCTCCCACGGTGCATACGTTTGCCTCAATTGTCTgatattttctccccttctgatGGGCGTACATTCTATGCTTTCCCGGATGGAGTATAGTTCTATCGGGATTTATTTTTACCACAGTGATTGGGTATCAGGTATAGATCAAAGTACCGTGTAGCATTAGGACAAATCTGAGGCTTTCTTGTTGATATGGTTATAGGCGACACTAATtggatttccttttcagattcTTTATTGTTCTTCAGATTTCAACTGCTGACGATACTTGGGAAACAAAGAATAATACAAGTGCCAAGTGTTTTCTTACTCACTGCTCCTAACGGTGCACTCCTCACCGTgaggaggtgaggcactggaacaggttgcctagagattTGGCTGGTGCTCCGTCCCTGGGGACTTTCTAGGctaggctggataaggccctgggcaacctgatctagctgtggtgtcccagtTCACTTCACAGGAGCTGGACTCGATGGCTTgcataggtcccttccaactctaaacattctatgattccatgattctttgcCTGTTTAGACCAGGTGGGTGTGAACCACAGAACCTAGAGGTGAGGGATCAACCCTGCGCTCCAGGGATGCCGACACACCTCAGTCTTCTCATCTCCTCATTCTGTCCCCATTCAactccaatgtccccattggAGCACAATGTGCCCATCACTCCCCACTGTCCCTATCTCTCCAATCAGTCCCCTGGAAGCCATGGTCAACACGGTGACAACAGTGGAAAAGGCTTGTGGGAAAAGAGGGGAGTGGGACCCTGGGGACATCCTTGTGCAGGGCAGCATTACCTGTGAGTTCaaccatggaaaaaaagggaTTATCTTGGGATTGCAGAAGGAAGTACTCCCTCATGCAAACATCCATGACAGCCCCTGGACACATGCATGATGAGGGATTGCCATGGGGTTGGACTGAACACATTGCCCAATGCAAGGAGGCATTCTACAAGTGAAAATCAATCCTGGACCCACCCAGATCCCAATCCAGGCAGCATTTGGAAGGCACCGGCTGTGGAGGAATCCAGTGTGAGTGCTGGGCAACCCATATCCACAGGGATCTTCTCGCCATGAGCTCCTGGTAGCAACCCTGCTCATTCCTTCGTACATGCTGAATCCATTCATCAAGGGAAAATTTCTCCACAGTGCTTGCAACCCATGACTCATGATGAAAAATCCCACTTGAATGGGGATGGAGAGAACGTGACCGTCACTCATTCGCGGCTGGACAAAATGATCTGTGGCCCTTCTCAACTGGAACACAAGCAATGAGCTCCTAACTAATGGCAGTATGGTGTCGGCttctttaattctgtgcttatactgtttgtttgtttgtttgtttgttttgctggtttttacAATTCTATAAGTGACTCCTTGctctttaatgtcccttccaacccaagcaccTCTATTTTATGGCTCTTTGGCAGGCTGGAGATGAACAGGAGcttgggaggggacagagacaAGGTAGCTGACAAAAAGAGATAAAACGGACGCTGCATACAGAATGAGGTCACACTCAGTAAGAAGAGgtggggaaaagagggaaaagggagaagtttCCTCCCCCCAAGAGACAGGAAGCACGGCATTTGCTAAGGTCTCTATGTgtcctgaaataaaagcaggggCTCTGCAGATGCGAAAAATGCATCATGGGCTGCATCACAGCCTCTCGCTGTGACTAactctctgtcagctgcagaaacacacagcacGTGTCCTAGGCTCGCAACACAAGCCTGTGACCATCTGCAcccagctcacagcaaagcaggaacCGTGAGGAGAGATCTCCAAAAGATGTGCGGGCTGGTGGGATGGGCCatgctgtgtccccatgtccatgtcctcctgctgctggtgtttggtgagttggggctgctttgggtaGCAGGGAACCCTGCTTGGAGGAAGAAGCCCAGCACAAAGAGGCTTGAGATGGTACCGAGGGTGGAGGTAGAGTACGTGTGGGATGGAATCATGCAccaaaagcatgattttggaaGTAGAGGAGACtgcatctggaaaagaaaacttatCCCAAATGGATTTAGGCTTGCTCAAATGGAGACAGTGGTGATACAGGAAGGGGATACACTTGTGGAGTGGTGACTGCTGAAGACTGGAGACATGGACAGAAACATGTGGGTGTGCAGGACACTGTCCCTCTAACCAAACCCCTCTCTGCTCCACGGTGCAGGTACTGCTGTGAGCACCCAGGGCATCTGCAGTTCCACAGCTGATGGTGAGTGTGAGAATGGGtccagaaaaagaagacatcctgggggaggagatggaaagagagaaaggcttTATTGCCTCAGAATTCCCAATATCCACCCCAGGAGGGCAGATTCTCCATGACTTGgaatgcagtgtgttttgcagCTAATGATGCTGGTGGAATCCCTGTGCCATCTCTCCAGGTACTCTCCAGGCTCCAGCCATGCTCCTTAACCCTTCCAGAGCTCAGGAAGGGGAAGTTGTCCTGGCTCAATGTGTCCTTCTGAAGCGGGTTCCTGCTGCCCGAATTGTCTTCTGCAAGGATGGGATGGAACTGTACAGCATGAAAGCCCATCAGGATACGGTCATCTACTCCATGCTGATGAACATCTCTGCAAGAAGCAGTGGGACATACACATGTAGGTACCAGCAGAGGAACAAGAGCAATTGGCTGAGGAGATCTCCCCTCAGCACTCCCTTGGATCTACATGTCACAGGTGGGACATGACACCAGTGTGGTGAGGACATAGGGGATGGGGGGTAATTAACACCACATGGATATCCCATGTGCAGCAAGAGGTGCCAATAGAGAGAGGATGGCTCTGGAAGGGTTCCTGTCTTGATCttatgctgcagaaatgaggctctgcagtgcccaggt contains these protein-coding regions:
- the LOC101750718 gene encoding uncharacterized protein LOC101750718 isoform X4, producing the protein MQTSVHLYPAHIKVGAVRRDRQKMLGEAQWTMACPRVPALLLLVVVGTGVNTQNTCISRADGTLQAPVLFLNASSAQEGEVVLARCVFQKQFPSTRIVLCKDGLEVYSVKVQEGRVMSSMLLNITERSAGTYTCFYQQRSTKNWLRSSPLSAPLDLQVTGLVPRSTEETAHADSYTPLGPIVIAVASVAVTLLLSAASCWIIKKGACGKRCCSAEGSPADHDLYCKFQSLAPFLSRH
- the LOC101750718 gene encoding uncharacterized protein LOC101750718 isoform X6, translated to MGCITVSHPHIKVGAVRRDLQKMLGEAQWTMACPRVPALLLLVVVGTGVNTQNTCISRADGTLQAPVLFLNASSAQEGEVVLARCVFQKQFPSTRIVLCKDGLEVYSVKVQEGRVMSSMLLNITERSAGTYTCFYQQRSTKNWLRSSPLSAPLDLQVTGLVPRSTEETAHADSYTPLGPIVIAVASVAVTLLLSAASCWIIKKGACGKRCCSAEGSPADHDLYCKFQSLAPFLSRH
- the LOC101750718 gene encoding uncharacterized protein LOC101750718 isoform X5; amino-acid sequence: MQTSVHLYPADIKVGAVRRDLQKMLGEAQWTMACPRVPALLLLVVFGTGVNTQNTCISRADGTLQAPVLFLNASSAQEGEVVLARCVFQKQFPSTRIVLCKDGLEVYSVKVQEGRVMSSMLLNITERSAGTYTCFYQQRSTKNWLRSSPLSAPLDLQVTGLVPRSTEETAHADSYTPLGPIVIAVASVAVTLLLSAASCWIIKKGACGKRCCSAEGSPADHDLYCKFQSLAPFLSRH